One Papaver somniferum cultivar HN1 chromosome 10, ASM357369v1, whole genome shotgun sequence genomic window carries:
- the LOC113319314 gene encoding DEAD-box ATP-dependent RNA helicase 42-like, with protein MDEVKHHHRKSSKKDSSDRKDKDRNGVEKKERDRGDRDGDRELSRHHHHHRHHSKERESSVDEKPREKKHRDRESKNKDKEERRSSREEERKKEKVKEREREKEKEREREKERAAVEKEKERERERERERERAKEKEKEREREKERERVKEKERERIREKEKRSRELERYENNDDGKEHDRKRRRREDDYKEREQERERERSSRHRDENDERERERSSRHRDENDESRSKKRGDSVDVKENDRTREEDLEEEQRKLDEEMDKRRRRVQEWQELKRKKEESERGKQEEEENDESKSGKKWTLEGEESDDEEAVPPSKSDNEMDVDETLKPVSGGEDTMVIDSKDETEVENGGGEGENEEDDIDPLDAFMNSMVLPEVEKLNNLENTSIAVDSNSEPPKKLNQKGGQVNGDQQRKGRKKSMGRILQGEDSDSDYEDHLSDGAAPEDENDDEFIKRVKKTKVEKLSLVDHSKIEYPDFRKDFYIEVKEVSRMTPEEVIAYRKELELKLHGKDIPKPIKTWIQTGLTSRILDTIKKFGYEKPMPIQAQALPIIMSGRDCIGVAKTGSGKTLAFVLPMLRHIKDQAPVVPGDGPIALIMAPTRELVQQIHSDIRRFAKVAGVTSVPVYGGSGVAQQISELKRGAEIVICTPGRMIDILCTSNGKITNLRRVTYLVMDEADRMFDMGFEPQITRIVQNTRPDRQTVLFSATFPRQVEILARKVLTKPVEIQIGGRSVVNKDISQLVEVRPENERFFRLLELLGEWYEKGKILIFVHSQEKCDSLFKDMLKHGYPCLSLHGAKDQTDRESTISDFKSNVCSVLIATSIAARGLDVKELELVINYDVPNHYEDYVHRVGRTGRAGRKGCAITFISEDDARYAPDLVKALQLSEQVVPDDLKALADGFMAKVNQGLEQAHGTGYGGSGFKFNEEEDEVTKAAKKAQARGYGYEEEKSDSDSEDDGIRKAGGNDLSLQAAAAHAAAIAAASKASVAAVPPAVQYLPNGGVVMPGVIVPGGPSLTGVLPTAANPLVEGAARATAIAAAMNLQRNLEKITSDAIPEHYQAEFEINDFPQNARWKVTHKETLGPISEWTGAAITTRGQFYPPGKVLGQGERKLYLFIEGPTESSVKKAKAEVKRVLEDITRQATSLPGASQPGKYSVL; from the coding sequence ATGGATGAGGTGAAACATCATCACCGGAAATCATCAAAGAAAGACAGTTCAGATAGGAAAGACAAGGATAGGAATGGTGTTGAGAAGAAGGAAAGGGATAGAGGAGATAGAGATGGAGATAGAGAATTGTCtcggcatcatcatcatcaccggcATCATAGTAAGGAGAGGGAAAGTAGTGTGGATGAAAAACCTAGAGAAAAAAAACATAGAGATAGAGAATCTAAGAACAAGGATAAGGAGGAGCGAAGAAGTAGTCGAGAAGAGGAacggaagaaggagaaggtgaaagagagagaaagagagaaagagaaagaaagggaaagagagaaagaaagagctgctgttgagaaggagaaagaaagggaaagggaaagggaaagagaaagagaacgggcaaaggagaaggagaaagaaagGGAAAGGGAGAAGGAAAGAGAACGGGTCAAGGAGAAGGAGAGGGAAAGAATTAGGGAGAAGGAGAAGCGAAGTAGGGAGTTAGAGAGATACGAAAACAATGACGATGGGAAGGAACACGATaggaaacgaagaagaagagaagatgatTATAAAGAAAGAGAGCAAGAACGGGAGCGGGAAAGGAGCAGTAGGCACAGGGATGAGAATGATGAGCGAGAGCGAGAAAGGAGCAGTAGGCACAGGGATGAGAATGATGAATCAAGAAGCAAAAAGAGAGGGGACAGTGTGGACGTCAAAGAAAATGATAGGACAAGAGAAGAGGACTTGGAAGAAGAGCAACGGAAACTTGATGAAGAGATGGACAAGCGGAGGAGGAGAGTTCAAGAGTGGCAGGAATTAAAAAGAAAGAAGGAAGAATCTGAGAGAGGAaagcaggaagaagaagaaaatgacgaATCAAAGTCTGGTAAGAAGTGGACCTTAGAAGGAGAAGAGTCTGATGATGAAGAAGCTGTTCCACCTTCAAAATCAGATAATGAGATGGATGTCGATGAGACTTTGAAGCCTGTCAGTGGTGGTGAAGACACAATGGTTATTGATTCTAAAGACGAGACAGAAGTCgaaaatggtggtggtgaaggtgaaAATGAGGAAGATGATATTGATCCCTTGGATGCATTTATGAACTCTATGGTGCTGCCAGAAGTTGAAAAATTGAATAACTTAGAGAATACATCTATTGCAGTTGATAGTAATTCTGAACCCCCTAAGAAGCTGAATCAGAAAGGCGGTCAAGTGAATGGTGATCAACAAAGGAAAGGTCGGAAAAAATCTATGGGAAGAATATTGCAAGGTGAGGATTCTGATTCAGATTATGAGGATCATCTTAGTGATGGTGCTGCTCCAGAAGACGAAAATGATGACGAGTTTATTAAAAGAGTGAAGAAGACAAAAGTGGAGAAACTTTCACTTGTTGACCATTCAAAGATTGAGTATCCTGATTTCCGTAAAGATTTCTATATTGAAGTCAAGGAGGTATCTAGGATGACACCCGAGGAGGTGATTGCTTACAGAAAAGAGCTTGAACTCAAGTTACATGGGAAAGACATTCCAAAGCCAATTAAAACTTGGATCCAAACTGGGTTAACAAGTAGGATTTTAGATACTATAAAGAAGTTTGGTTATGAAAAGCCTATGCCAATCCAAGCTCAAGCGCTGCCAATAATTATGAGTGGTCGGGACTGCATTGGTGTAGCAAAAACAGGTTCGggcaaaaccctagcttttgtttTACCGATGTTGAGGCATATCAAGGATCAGGCGCCGGTGGTTCCAGGGGATGGGCCAATAGCCCTCATAATGGCACCTACAAGAGAACTTGTTCAGCAGATTCACAGTGATATCAGGAGGTTTGCCAAAGTGGCGGGAGTCACCTCTGTTCCTGTATATGGAGGCTCTGGGGTTGCGCAGCAAATAAGTGAACTGAAACGTGGTGCAGAGATTGTTATCTGTACCCCAGGCAGGATGATTGATATTCTTTGTACAAGTAATGGGAAAATTACGAATCTTCGGCGAGTTACATATCTAGTTATGGACGAAGCTGATCGAATGTTCGACATGGGTTTTGAACCTCAAATTACCCGCATTGTCCAAAATACTCGACCTGACCGCCAGACTGTTCTTTTTTCTGCTACTTTCCCTCGCCAGGTTGAGATTTTGGCACGTAAAGTCTTGACTAAGCCTGTTGAAATACAAATTGGAGGTAGGAGTGttgtgaacaaggatataagccaATTGGTTGAGGTGAGACCGGAGAATGAGAGGTTTTTCAGGTTATTGGAGCTACTTGGAGAATGGTATGAAAAGGGTAAGATATTGATTTTTGTCCACTCTCAGGAAAAATGCGATTCTCTGTTCAAGGATATGCTTAAACACGGTTATCCTTGCCTTTCCCTTCATGGAGCGAAGGATCAGACAGATCGTGAGTCTACTATTTCAGATTTCAAGAGCAATGTATGTAGTGTATTGATTGCCACTAGCATTGCTGCCAGGGGTTTAGATGTAAAAGAACTAGAATTGGTCATCAACTATGATGTACCCAATCATTATGAAGATTATGTTCATCGTGTTGGTAGGACTGGTCGAGCAGGGCGAAAAGGATGTGCAATCACATTCATCTCAGAGGACGATGCTAGATATGCACCAGATCTTGTGAAGGCTTTGCAGTTGTCTGAGCAAGTTGTCCCTGACGATCTTAAGGCTCTGGCTGATGGGTTCATGGCTAAAGTAAATCAGGGGCTTGAGCAGGCCCATGGGACTGGTTATGGTGGAAGTGGTTTTAAGTTTaatgaagaggaagatgaagtgaCAAAAGCTGCAAAGAAAGCCCAGGCAAGGGGATATGGATATGAGGAAGAAAAATCGGACTCCGATTCGGAGGATGATGGGATTCGCAAGGCAGGAGGAAATGATCTCTCGCTCCAGGCTGCTGCTGCTCATGCGGCTGCCATAGCTGCAGCATCCAAGGCAAGTGTGGCTGCTGTGCCTCCGGCCGTCCAATATCTTCCAAATGGAGGGGTGGTCATGCCCGGTGTTATAGTCCCAGGCGGTCCTTCTCTAACTGGAGTTTTGCCCACTGCGGCAAATCCTCTAGTCGAGGGGGCAGCTCGTGCAACAGCAATAGCAGCAGCTATGAATTTGCAACGTAATCTTGAGAAGATTACAAGTGATGCCATTCCTGAACACTACCAAGCAGAATTTGAAATTAATGATTTCCCCCAGAATGCCCGGTGGAAGGTAACCCACAAGGAAACTTTGGGTCCAATCTCAGAATGGACTGGAGCTGCCATTACTACTAGGGGGCAGTTTTATCCCCCTGGAAAGGTTCTTGGACAAGGAGAGCGCAAGCTCTACCTTTTCATCGAGGGACCAACAGAATCATCTGTCAAGAAGGCCAAAGCTGAAGTGAAACGTGTTCTCGAGGACATCACACGACAGGCAACATCACTTCCCGGTGCTTCTCAACCTGGCAAGTACTCTGTTCTGTAG